A region of Mesorhizobium sp. M3A.F.Ca.ET.080.04.2.1 DNA encodes the following proteins:
- a CDS encoding glycosyltransferase family 2 protein — protein MQEAVQRIRTRAPSPRYSLVLPIYNEEEVLPRLVERIGALVARLDGETEVIFVDDGSSDRSVPYLRRMVAAEPSFRLIELSRNFGHQIAITAGMEAAAGQAVIVMDADLQDPPEVVLDLVAKWKEGFEIVYARRVRREGETWFKRFTASLFYRVLERMTPVDIPRDVGDFRLVGRKALDTFKRMPEHDRFVRGMFGWMGFKQAAVPFERPARTLGETKYPLWKMMRLAMHGIISFSERPLQLALFTGLAISALALVFGAYAILAWILEAGVIAGWTSTVVIVSLLIGINLFMTGVIGLYVGSIHAEVKRRPLYVVERLSGFDRPMRIAPRDKRASFRKSGNGVTTDVRALRQL, from the coding sequence ATGCAAGAAGCTGTCCAGCGCATCCGGACGCGGGCACCGTCCCCACGCTACTCATTGGTGCTGCCGATATACAATGAGGAAGAGGTGTTGCCCCGGCTGGTCGAGCGCATCGGCGCGCTGGTCGCGCGGCTGGACGGAGAGACCGAGGTCATCTTTGTCGACGACGGCAGCAGCGATCGAAGCGTGCCCTACCTGCGCCGCATGGTCGCCGCCGAACCAAGCTTCCGCCTGATCGAGCTTTCCCGCAACTTCGGCCATCAGATCGCCATCACCGCCGGCATGGAAGCCGCCGCCGGCCAGGCCGTCATCGTCATGGATGCCGACCTGCAGGATCCGCCCGAGGTGGTTCTGGATCTCGTGGCGAAGTGGAAGGAAGGTTTCGAGATCGTCTACGCCAGGCGCGTCAGGCGCGAGGGCGAGACCTGGTTCAAGCGCTTCACCGCCAGCCTCTTCTACCGTGTGCTGGAGCGCATGACGCCTGTCGACATCCCGCGCGATGTCGGCGACTTCCGCCTCGTCGGCCGCAAGGCGCTGGACACCTTCAAGCGCATGCCCGAGCACGACCGCTTCGTCAGGGGCATGTTCGGCTGGATGGGTTTCAAGCAGGCGGCGGTGCCGTTCGAGCGCCCGGCGCGCACGCTCGGCGAAACCAAATACCCGTTGTGGAAGATGATGCGGCTTGCGATGCACGGCATCATCAGCTTTTCGGAGCGGCCTCTGCAGCTGGCGCTGTTCACCGGATTGGCGATTTCCGCTCTCGCCCTGGTGTTCGGCGCCTATGCCATCCTGGCCTGGATCCTCGAAGCCGGCGTGATTGCCGGCTGGACCTCGACGGTGGTGATCGTGTCGCTGCTGATCGGCATCAATCTCTTCATGACCGGCGTGATCGGGCTTTATGTCGGCAGCATCCACGCGGAGGTGAAACGGCGCCCGCTCTATGTCGTCGAAAGGCTGAGCGGTTTCGACCGTCCAATGCGCATCGCCCCCCGCGACAAGCGCGCATCGTTTCGCAAGTCCGGCAACGGGGTGACGACGGATGTCCGAGCTCTTCGACAGCTATAG